The sequence CCAGGGCAGGACACAGCCATGGTGAAGGGGGGGTCAGGGACCACCCACCAGCACTGAGGGGGCTCAGCTCCCCCACTGGGGCACAGTCCCCTCCACCATGTGGCTGTGGCCAGACACCCACGGTGTGCCCCACTCAGCACCCCTGTGGGGCACCCAGCCCCGGGCAAGGGGCTGCGGCCAGGCAGGAAGGACTCCAGACCCccgcagccaggcagcccccacAGGAATGACTCCGGCACCAGGCTCCCATGGAGCCACCCCAAGCCCTGGGTCCGCTGCAGACCCTGGGAGCGCAGTGGGGTGCCCCCACCACCACAGACTGGCTAGCTCCGGGTGATGCCACGGGGCTTTATTGAGGTGCTTCcactgagctggggctgggaccccaaccctgctgctgctccggAGAGGCTGGTGAGTGTGCGGCCCCATGGGCGCTGCCctcctggggggctggggcctCCTGGGGCCGGGGCCTGGGGAGCCGGGGGTCCCAGGAGCCCGGGGGGGCCCATGGCACAGGGGGACAGAAGGACCGGGGCTCCGGGAGTCCAGAGAGGTCCAGAGGGTCCGGGGATCCCATGGCCTGGGTGTCTGGGGCGGAGGTCCCGGGGCGCGGGCGAGCGGGGGCTCAGGGGACCCCAAGGTGCAGAACTCCGGGATCTGGGGGCCCGCGCAGGGTCGTGCGGGTCCCGGCAGCGCGGGGTCCCGCGGCGGGGTCGGGGGTCCCGTCACGGCGGGGCCAGGCAGCCCAGGCGCAGCTCTTCGCCCTCCAGCATCTCTCTGCAAGAGACAGGCCCCAGCTGAGCCCCGcaccccgcccgcccccccgcccctccccgcgTACCGGTACGCGGCGATCTCCGCCTCCAGCGCCATCCGCAGCCGCAGCAGCGCCGGGTACTCCCGCAGGCACCGGGCCATCTCCGCCTCCGCCTCGCCGATCTCCCTCTCCAGCTCCGCCACCCGCTCCTGCCGGCCGGGCCGTCAGCAACGCCCGGGACCCCCGGCCCTCCGCCCCACACGGACCCCCGCCCCTCACGGAtcccgctccccagccccacctggCCCTCCCCCGTCCCATCCCGCCCCCCGgaccccccgccccagccccagcccgcctcccccccatccctccgGCCGTCCAGGCCCGCACCGCCCCCCTCCCggtgcctgccccccccccccaatccgcgcccccttccccacagcccagctaTCTGCCCCCTCCCAAACCGCCCGGCGACCCCCCGCACCTGGTACTTGGCCAGCTCCCCGCTGCGCCGGTCCCgcagcccctccagctgccGGTGCAACGCGCCCACGGCCCCGCGCAGCGCCTCCACCTCGGCGGCGCGGGCGCGCAGCAGCCTCCGGTACCCGGCAGCCTCGGCACGGGCACGCAGCACCGCCTCGCCGCCGCCCCACCGGTACCGGGGACAGCCCTCGGCCGCGCTCATCCCGGCGGCTCTGCGCGGCGGTTccaacaccacacacacccgCCCACTCCCCGGTAAAACGGGGCCGCGTCACGGAACTGCAGCCAATCCCGCCGCCGGGGAACCGGCACCGGTTGCCCGCCTCCTCCCGGGAGCAACGGGAGAGGTCGGCAGGAgcctgcccgccgcccgcgccccaGGGGGCCCTGCGGGCGCGGGGCACGCTCCTGCCGCTCCCCGAGCAGCGTCTGCAGCACCATGGACAGCGGCGGGTTGAGGGTCAAGGTCAAGTTTAGGGTCAGGATCGTCGCTATTGCCCCCCTCGCCTCCATCATCAGCCAGGGaccccagcaggagctggccctGGTGGGGGTCCCGATGACCgggcacagcagggcagagctggggggggggggggggagcgaTGTCCCATCCCAACTGAGGCTGGAGTGGGGCTGAGGGCATCGGTCcctggtgggggagtggggcaggggacggggTCCCCAACCAAGGCTGGGGACACTCAGAGTCTCACCGGTGAGGGGCAGGCAGGCATTTGCTGCAGGAGGGGGGTTTCAGCCCCCAGCATacccctctgcctccccatGGGTGGGCTGTGGGTGACGCTGGACCAAGGTTCAGTCAGACtccaggcagcacagggtgAGGTGAAGGGTGTCCCAGGAACCacagctgggagggggggaggcaggcaCGAGGGCAGCCCCACTCAGGGGGGGCCAGTGCAATCCTTCGGCATGCAGGGGCACCCCAAGTCCATcgcaggcagctgcaggggcaCGTCCaggcccagggctgcaggggttCGGCAGCACCCAGGAGCCTGGCCCACCGGGCTGGCGAGCCCAGTCCTCAATCTGTGTCACcaccgggggggtgggggtgccagGGTCCTGGTCCAGCCCGGGAGTCACAGCTCAAAGCCAGAGCTGACAAACTCCAACCAGGATAAGGCAAGTGTGTGCAGGTGGTGCAGACCCCACATCGGCCACCAGCGAGGGCAGGGGGCCTCCCAGCACTGGAAATAGGGGGGCTCCATCCCACACCCCGCTCAGCCCatgctgggtgggatgggggctgtggctgccccgGGGAGTGGGGCCTGGGCcggctgggagagctgctggtggaTGGGCAGCAGGTCCTGAGCAGGGACCAACCAAGGAGCTGCCCCCAGAGCAGGGGGCTCTGGGGAGGAGGGGCTGGACTTGCAGAGGCCCGGGGGGTGCAGGGGCCCAGCCCTGAGCTCCCAGGGGGTCCGGGCAAGCGGCTGCCTGCAGCGGTACCCCAGGCAGGTGTCCAGGCAGGGGTCAGCAGAGCTTTGAGTCCAACCGCAGGGGCACATCCGCCCACCTGGAGCTGTGGGGTGGCTGAGGGGGGCCCCGAGAGGGCTGGCCGGTggcggggaaggggctgccagTGGTAGGGtctcctgggaagcagcagccccctccctgccacgggctggaggtgctgggctcAGACCCTGCCgggctcccaccaccacctcccgGCACATCCATGGCTCCCAGGGGACTTCACAccacagaggccacccctgAGACGGACGTCACCTTGTTGTCctcagcccagggctgcaggtTCTGCAGGGCGTAGAGGGAGGAGTTGTGCATGCAGAGCGGGTCCTGGGGCAGCGGCTGGCTCAGGCTCTTCTGGAAGGCCTCTTGCTGCAGGTGCAGCATCAGGCGGTTGGCCTGCTGGCGCTCTGCCTCGCGCTCCTCCGCCgtctgcctcctgccagcacacAGGGCCTGtccagcactgccctgctgcccGCAGCCCATCCCACTCCCGGCACCACTGTGTGCCGCTGTGGCAACACcccgcagccccagcactgctgtgtgcCCGTGTGGCAGtgccctgcagcctctgcccgCAGTCTGTCCTGCCGCTGCCACCATGGTGTGCCAGTGTGGCAAtgccccacagcctccccaccaccacagcctGGGCTGTCTCTTGCCACCGCAGTGCACCAGTCCGgaacagccccacagcccagtCCCTCTCTTGGCACCGCTGTGCACCAATGCAGCAATGCCCCACAGCCCACCCCTCCCTCGGCACCACCATGCCTCACCCCACCGGGCACAGGGGATGCAGCGTGGACAGTCACCCCATCTcgccccagcccagcctctccTGGGGGGCACAGCCACAGCGGGGGGCAGCTGttggagggaggcagggggtcggagctgcaggggctgcgACAGCCGGCCCTGTTACCTCCACTTGGTGCGACGGTTCTGGAACCAAGTCTTGACCTGGGCGTCCGTCATCTTGAGGGCTTTGGCCAGAGTGGCACGCTCGGCTGAGGCCAGGTACTTCTGGCGGTGGAAGCGCTTCTCCAGCTCGCAGATCTGCACCCGGCTGAAGGAGGTGCGTGGCTTCTTCCGCTTGGGCGGCGTGCGGTTCTGGTAGGGGTGCCCGATCCGCCGAGTCGCCGCAAAGGGCGACAGCGCAGCTGCGGGCAGAgggtgggtgagggggagcCAGGGGCAGAGTGCGctgcccactgctgctgccacacagGCAGGGGCCGGGCAGAGCCCGGGcagagggcagggcaggagtgGGCACAGCCCGGACAGCACTGGAGCTGGAGGGGGGATGCGTGTGGCTCTGGGGATGGGGACCTCCAGGGGAggccaccagcactgcctggcaGAAAGGAGACCCAGAGTCGTCCCcacctgctcccacagccctggGACACACGGGGCAGCTCAAGACGTGACCGGAGGGCCCATTCCCACCCCACGGCCATGGCACAAGCACTCTCCCGGGCTGGAGGGTAGGGATCAGAGCTGGCAGATTGGTGGGGCAGACCCAgtcccagggctggtggggggccAGTGAGGCTCCTGGCAGCATAGACCCACCCCCATCGAGCCCTGCCACAGTCCCAGAGGAGCCTCCTCAGCATGGCTGGGGCTTCCAAgccctcctggggcaggggcgggACCCCAGAAGCTGTCGGGAGGCAGCTGGCATCTCACTCCATGTGCTCCCACACTCTGCTGGCTGCCCGGGTGCcgagggctggggaaggggctgtccCTGCACGGCCAGGGTGTGAGCCAGGGACGGTGAGACCGGTGTGCTacatcccagccccagctggatCTGGAGCCACAGGGAGCATCAGAGTAGCAAAGCAGTGTGGAGGAAGGTGAGAGCTTGGCGGGGTACAGcacccagctcctgcttccccccctgctgtggtggtggccCATGGCCAAGCCACAGCCCCATGGCACCATGGCCCTCACTGGTGCCAGCACTGCAcgggcagggctgtgcacaCCCTGGCCCAGGAGGCCGCCATGGGGCCCTGACACCCCATGCCACAGGGACATGGGGCAGACCCCGCcgcagccccagggacagccTGGCGCCTGGCAGACCCTCCCTGCGAGGCCAGAccctccctcccaccagcacccaggcaAGCAGCGCGGGCAGGAGGCCAGCCTGCCCGCCGGCGGGGGCGGACGCGGTTGACGCAGGTGGAGCCATGCAGTCGGGGGGATGGAGGCCCCCACACCTCCTCCCCATGTGGGGCGGCCCCTCACAGGGAACAGATGCTGACAGCCCACAGACCACCCCAAGGCCAGCGGCGCTGAGTGATGGCTGTGGCGAGGAGACCCCGTGCTGGGGAGGGGCCGCCCCATCTACCCACCTCTGGCGCCAGGCAGGAGACAGGGACGtcacccaccacccctgcaTGGGAACGGTGCTTTGTCACCGCTGGGATGGCGGGGTGAGCCGGGAGGCgaacccagctctgctggtgcctgggctgGGCCCCCGCAGCCCGTGGCCTCCCACCCCGCATGGCCTCAGCACCCCTGTAGCCAGCactcagcccccagccccgtgccgtCCCCAGCCTCGTCCCCGCATGGAGCCGTGCGCTGCGGACGTGGCAGTGCCGCCATCTTGGGAAGGAGCCGAGCTGAGCTGAGCCAGGccagggctccccagcacctgcaggcGCCCATCACATGGCCTtgctgcccagcaccccaaCCACAGCACCTGCTCTGGGGTGCAGCAACCAGCACCTCGCCCCAGGTGCTCCACCCCACCATGGGTGCTAAGCCCCCAGCCTCACTGGCAGCACCAGGACCCCGCACCGCCTCCCCAACACCTGCATCACCACccgcctgccccagcaccagctcacaCCGGCCCCAACCTCTCCCATGGCACCGGCACCCCATGTCCCACGCTCATCCCTGCATGTGCGGGTCTCGGAGTCCCACACGCCCCACAGCTTGACCCCTCGGTCACCCCCACTGCGTGCCTCCGTCCCGAGtcacctgcccagccccacacacGGGTGGAGtttgctctgcagccccacagcaggtCCCCACTGCCAGGCTCCCGccagagccccctccctgctccccggctccccacagccccgcCGTTACGGGCGGGACAGGGCCGGCACCCGGCGCCCCCCGGGGCCGAGGGCAGGGACCGGGCGCGGTGCGGGGCCGTGGCGGAGCTGCCGGTGCCTGCGCCAGCCCTGAGCCGCTCTCCGCGGGCCCCGACGGCGGCCGCTTcccccggggccgcggcggcggccggcaggacggggcggggcgggcgagGACCCGCGCTGCGGGGGGCGCTGGGACCCCCGGCCAACGCCGGCCGCTCCCCTCGGCCCCGCTTtgcgcccgccccggccccgcgccgccagAACTGCCGGAGCCGTCGGGAGCCGTCGAAGCCGCAGGGAGCCGTCCCGCCGCGCTCACCTGAGAGCCGGTCCTTGGCGATGCGGCGCGTCGTCTCCATCCAAGGGAAGGTGAGCCCCGAGAGCCCGGGCAccgccggcggcgcggcgggcggcgcggcgggcggcgcggcgggcgcgggcCGGTGCGCCGGGACGCGGATGAccccggcgggcggcgcggcgggcgcgggggtCACGTTGACGCTCACGTTCATGCTCATGTTGAGGTTGTAGGAGCCGAGCGAGCAGGCGGGGCCGTAGCCGCCGCCGTAGAGTCCCCCGTAGTCGggctcccccgccgcccgggccggccccgcgccgccacCCGCGGGCTCGTGGGGGCCGCCGAGGATCTGGTCGATGCCGAAGCTGATGGGCTCGTGGGGCGGGGGGCCCTGGCCGCCGCCCTCCCGCgccagcgccgccgcctccATCGCCCGGCCGCGCTCAGagccggcggggcgcgggcatggccggggggcggcggggggcggcggcgggcggcgggcggccccgcgTGGGGGCGGAAGCGGGGGCAGCTGGCTCGGGGAGCCCGGTGCGGGTCCGGGGCCGGGTCCGGGGCATGGCCCGCGGCTGCTGGCGGCCCCGGCGCGGGAGCGCGGGTGCGCGGCGGGCCCCGGCGGCGCGCGCTTTTCTGCCCCGCTCCATCTGGACCTGCCAAAATCCCGGGCGCCCGCGCCCTGATTGGCGGCCGCGCCCCGTGACTGacagccccgcgcccccgggggcgggggctCGCGCATCCCggggccccgccccgcccgccccgctgcccgccggggcGTCCGCACCGGCtccgccgcggccccgggccGCCCGGCCATGCCCGTCGGGCCCCGGGCGCGCCACGCCGCGCCCGGCCACGCCGCGCCCCGGCGCGGTGCCACGCCGCCCGGTTCCCCGCCGGACGGGCCCCGGCTGGCAGCGACGACGAGACGGCGCCGGGCCCATCGAAGCCGCCGCCGCGGTACCGGGCAGCAGCGCGGCTCGTCTCCGCGCCTCGGCGCAGCCTCGGCGGAAGCTCCGGCGGCAGCTCCGGCGGCGTCGGGGCGCGCGGCCGTGTCCCCCGTCCCGTCCCATCCTCCCGGAGCGCACGGCGCGGGCCCCGGCCTCGGCGGCGTTATCCCGGATGCCGGGGCGCACGGACCGGCACCTCGCCCGCCGCTACCGGGGCGCGCGGGCTTCGTTCCCCGGGACCACAGCGGTCCGGGCGCACCGagcccggccccgccgagcCCGTCCACCGCGGAGCCACCGCTCCCGTGCCGGTACATGGGGCCGGCGTTTGCCCGAGCCGCCGCTCCCGCACGGACCGCAGTTATCCCGCGCCGCCACTCCCAGTGGTACGGACCCGTCCACCAGTCCCGGTGGTACGGAGCCTGCTTCCCCCGACACACCGCGCTCCCGGGGACACGGATTCCGGTTCCCCCGTGCCGCCGTTCCCGGGAAACGGGCCCGCCCGCCCTACCAGGCGGGACGAGCTCCTCACCCCCGCGACACGCTGCTGCCGGTAGCACGGACCCTGGTTCCCGGGAACCCGCCGTTCCCGGGACACCGACACCGGTTGCTCCGACCTCCTGTTCCCCGGCCATGGATCCCGTTTCCCCTGCACGCACTGTTCCGGGTAGGGCGGACCCCATTTTCCACCGACCCTGTGTTCCTTGGTCACGGACTCCGACTCCACGGAGCCAGCCCTTCCCGGGTGATGGACCCCGGTCCCCCCCACCCGCCGTTCCCGGCTCCAGGGCCCAGCCCGGCCCTCGGGACGCCCGTACCTGGCTGGCAGGAGCGGGCCTGGCGCCAGCCCCACCGGGTGCCCGGGCACGGGGTGCGGCGGCGCCGCTCGGGGCGGGCTCGGACCGGCCGCCGGTAACGGCCCCGCGGAGAGCAGCGTGGGCCAGGCCGGGCCTCCCGGCGACTATCGCGACAGCCGCGCCGCAAGCGGTGGGTCCGGCCCGtagggcagcggcggcggggaggctCGGGCCGGGGGTCACAGCTCCGGTACAGGAGAGGGCGGCTACCCCGGCGCCGCCGGTCTGGGGCAAATGACATTACCGGGGCCTGCGCTTGTAAATCACGGCGAcactgggagctgcagctgccgCGGCAGGGGGCACCGGGCAGAGCCGGGGCACGGCACGCACCGGAGGCACCGGGTGGAGCCGGGCTCGCTGCAGTAAGGGGTGACTGTCCGGTGCGTGGGGCCACCAGCAGCGCAGGGGCCATGCACAAGCACGGGGACccccgcagggcacagctgcctgcccatgcgtgtgtgtgca comes from Falco naumanni isolate bFalNau1 chromosome 1, bFalNau1.pat, whole genome shotgun sequence and encodes:
- the TLX2 gene encoding T-cell leukemia homeobox protein 2, giving the protein MEAAALAREGGGQGPPPHEPISFGIDQILGGPHEPAGGGAGPARAAGEPDYGGLYGGGYGPACSLGSYNLNMSMNVSVNVTPAPAAPPAGVIRVPAHRPAPAAPPAAPPAAPPAVPGLSGLTFPWMETTRRIAKDRLSAALSPFAATRRIGHPYQNRTPPKRKKPRTSFSRVQICELEKRFHRQKYLASAERATLAKALKMTDAQVKTWFQNRRTKWRRQTAEEREAERQQANRLMLHLQQEAFQKSLSQPLPQDPLCMHNSSLYALQNLQPWAEDNKVTSVSGVASVV